One window of the Anomalospiza imberbis isolate Cuckoo-Finch-1a 21T00152 chromosome 12, ASM3175350v1, whole genome shotgun sequence genome contains the following:
- the RANBP10 gene encoding ran-binding protein 10 isoform X4, with translation MLPAGIAFTDLPSNLYPTVGLQTPGEIVDANFGQQPFVFDIEDYMREWRAKIQSTIKRFPIGDRLGEWQAMLQNMVSSYLVHHGYCSTATAFARVTDTTIQEEQTSIKNRQRIQKLVLAGRVGEAIEATQQLYPGLLEHNPNLLFMLKCRQFVEMVNGTDSEVRCFSARSPRSQDSYPGSPSLSPRHGSSNSHVHSTGADSPTCSNGVMSTKSKQSHSKYPALSSSSSSSSSSSPSSVNYSESNSTDSTKSQQHSSTSNQETSDSEMEMEAEHYPNGVLENSSTRIMNGTYKHEEILQTDESSMEDSCPQRQLCGGNHAATERMIQFGRELQILSEQLCREYGKNTMHKKMLQDAFSLLAYSDPWNCPVGQQLDPIQREPVCAALNSAILESQNLPKQPPLMLALGQASECLRLMARVGLGSCSFARVDDYLH, from the exons TCAAACCTCTACCCTACAGTGGGTCTCCAGACTCCAGGAGAGATCGTGGATGCCAACTTTGGGCAGCAGCCCTTTGTGTTTGACATCGAGGACTACATGAGGGAGTGGAGGGCGAAGATCCAGAGCACCATTAAGCGGTTTCCCAtaggagacaggctgggagagtgGCAAGCCATGCTGCAGAA taTGGTTTCGTCATATTTGGTTCATCATGGGTACTGTTCAACAGCAACTGCCTTTGCCAGAGTCACAGACACCACAATCCAGGAAGAACAGACCTCAATAAAGAATAGACAAA GAATACAGAAGCTAGTATTAGCAGGCAGAGTGGGAGAGGCTATAGAAGCCACCCAGCAGCTCTATCCTGGCCTCCTAGAACATAACCCCAACCTGCTCTTCATGTTAAA GTGCCGGCAGTTTGTGGAGATGGTGAATGGCACCGACAGTGAAGTGCGGTGTTTCAGCGCCCGCAGCCCCCGCTCCCAGGACAGCTACCCCGGCTCCCCCAGCTTAAGTCCTAGACATGGATCAAGCAACTCACACGTTCACAGTACTG GAGCAGATAGTCCAACCTGTAGCAATGGAGTCATGTccacaaaaagcaaacagagtCACAGTAAATACCCAGCACTGAGTtcatcatcttcatcttcctcctcctcttccccttcatCTGTGAACTACTCTGAGTCCAATTCTACAGATTCTACCAAATCTCAGCAGCACAGTAGTACGAGTAATCAAGAAACCAG TGACAGCGAGATGGAAATGGAGGCTGAGCATTACCCCAACGGAGTCCTGGAGAATTCATCCACCAGGATAATGAATGGCACCTACAAACATGAGGAGATCCTGCAGACAGATGAGTCCAGCATGG AAGacagctgcccccagaggcagctctgtgGAGGGAACCACGCTGCCACAGAGAGAATGATCCAGTTTGGACGGGAGCTGCAGATCCTGAGCGAGCAGCTTTGCAGAGAGTATGGGAAGAACACCATGCACAAAAAGATGCTTCAG GATGCCTTTAGCTTGTTAGCTTACTCAGACCCTTGGAACTGCCCTGTCGGCCAACAGCTGGACCCGATCCAGAGGGAACCTGTGTGTGCTGCTCTCAATAGTGCTATTTTGG AATCTCAGAACCTGCCAAAGCAGCCCCCGCTGATGCTCGCCCTGGGCCAGGCCTCGGAGTGTTTGCGGCTCATGGCTCGCGTGGGCCTGGGCTCCTGCTCCTTTGCCAGAGTAGACGATTATTTGCACTGA
- the RANBP10 gene encoding ran-binding protein 10 isoform X5 translates to MREWRAKIQSTIKRFPIGDRLGEWQAMLQNMVSSYLVHHGYCSTATAFARVTDTTIQEEQTSIKNRQRIQKLVLAGRVGEAIEATQQLYPGLLEHNPNLLFMLKCRQFVEMVNGTDSEVRCFSARSPRSQDSYPGSPSLSPRHGSSNSHVHSTGADSPTCSNGVMSTKSKQSHSKYPALSSSSSSSSSSSPSSVNYSESNSTDSTKSQQHSSTSNQETSDSEMEMEAEHYPNGVLENSSTRIMNGTYKHEEILQTDESSMEDSCPQRQLCGGNHAATERMIQFGRELQILSEQLCREYGKNTMHKKMLQDAFSLLAYSDPWNCPVGQQLDPIQREPVCAALNSAILESQNLPKQPPLMLALGQASECLRLMARVGLGSCSFARVDDYLH, encoded by the exons ATGAGGGAGTGGAGGGCGAAGATCCAGAGCACCATTAAGCGGTTTCCCAtaggagacaggctgggagagtgGCAAGCCATGCTGCAGAA taTGGTTTCGTCATATTTGGTTCATCATGGGTACTGTTCAACAGCAACTGCCTTTGCCAGAGTCACAGACACCACAATCCAGGAAGAACAGACCTCAATAAAGAATAGACAAA GAATACAGAAGCTAGTATTAGCAGGCAGAGTGGGAGAGGCTATAGAAGCCACCCAGCAGCTCTATCCTGGCCTCCTAGAACATAACCCCAACCTGCTCTTCATGTTAAA GTGCCGGCAGTTTGTGGAGATGGTGAATGGCACCGACAGTGAAGTGCGGTGTTTCAGCGCCCGCAGCCCCCGCTCCCAGGACAGCTACCCCGGCTCCCCCAGCTTAAGTCCTAGACATGGATCAAGCAACTCACACGTTCACAGTACTG GAGCAGATAGTCCAACCTGTAGCAATGGAGTCATGTccacaaaaagcaaacagagtCACAGTAAATACCCAGCACTGAGTtcatcatcttcatcttcctcctcctcttccccttcatCTGTGAACTACTCTGAGTCCAATTCTACAGATTCTACCAAATCTCAGCAGCACAGTAGTACGAGTAATCAAGAAACCAG TGACAGCGAGATGGAAATGGAGGCTGAGCATTACCCCAACGGAGTCCTGGAGAATTCATCCACCAGGATAATGAATGGCACCTACAAACATGAGGAGATCCTGCAGACAGATGAGTCCAGCATGG AAGacagctgcccccagaggcagctctgtgGAGGGAACCACGCTGCCACAGAGAGAATGATCCAGTTTGGACGGGAGCTGCAGATCCTGAGCGAGCAGCTTTGCAGAGAGTATGGGAAGAACACCATGCACAAAAAGATGCTTCAG GATGCCTTTAGCTTGTTAGCTTACTCAGACCCTTGGAACTGCCCTGTCGGCCAACAGCTGGACCCGATCCAGAGGGAACCTGTGTGTGCTGCTCTCAATAGTGCTATTTTGG AATCTCAGAACCTGCCAAAGCAGCCCCCGCTGATGCTCGCCCTGGGCCAGGCCTCGGAGTGTTTGCGGCTCATGGCTCGCGTGGGCCTGGGCTCCTGCTCCTTTGCCAGAGTAGACGATTATTTGCACTGA